The DNA segment CCCGGCTCCGGCTGCCCTGCGCGGGCGTACCGGACTCGGCGGAGGCCGCGCGGCCCGGCGACGTTCGCCGGAAGGGGTCGTGCGGCCTGCTCGCAACTTAACCAACTCGTGTGTCTCGTGTGAAGGTTGGTGTGCCATATGTCCGATACGTTTTCGTGACCTGAGGGTGAGATCACGCTGTCGTGACCGGGTGGCTTCGCAGGGTGAGGGGCGAGCTGGCCCGTGTCGCGCGGTGATCAACTCTCCGCGAAACCGGCCATGTTCCCGAGGTGGCGACCGGTTGTCGGTGCGGCGCCCTAGACTCGTAGAGCGATGAGCAGCCTCTTTGACGACAGCTTCCTGGCGGACCTCCAGGCCCCTCGCGGGCGCGAGGAGGAGCCCCCGCCGCCGCCCGAGGACGATCACGCTCCGGAGTCGCTTCCGGACGATCTGTTCGGCGGGAAGTTCGACGTGCCGCCGGACCGGGACGCCCACTACCGCGACGGCGCCCCGCGCCCCGCGCTCGACGCGGCCGCCCTCCTGGAGGGGCTGAACGAGAACCAGCGTGCCGCGGTCGTGCACGCCGGCTCCCCGCTGCTCATCGTCGCCGGTGCCGGGTCGGGCAAGACCCGTGTCCTCACCCACCGCATCGCCCACCTGCTGGGCGAACGGCATGTGCACCCGGGCCAGATCCTCGCGATCACCTTCACCAACAAGGCCGCGGGCGAGATGAAGGAGCGCGTCGAGCAGCTCGTCGGCCCGCGCGCGAACGCCATGTGGGTCATGACCTTCCACAGCGCGTGCGTGCGCATCCTGCGGCGCGAGTCGAAGCGGCTCGGCTTCACCTCGTCCTTCTCGATCTACGACGCGGCCGACAGCAAGCGCCTGATGTCCTTGGTCTGCCGCGACCTGGAGCTCGACCCCAAGCGCTTCCCGCCCAAGGCCTTCAGCGCCAAGATCAGCAACCTGAAGAACGAGCTGATCGACGAGGAGGACTTCGCCGCCCAGGCCGCCGACGGCTTCGAGAAGACCCTCGCCCAGGCCTACGCGCTCTACCAGTCGCGCCTGCGCGAGGCCAACGCGCTCGACTTCGACGACCTGATCATGACGACGGTCAACCTGCTGCGCGCCTTCCCGGACGTCGCCGAGCACTACCGCCGCCGCTTCCGCCACGTCCTGGTGGACGAGTACCAGGACACCAACCACGCCCAGTACGCCCTCGTGCGCGAGCTGGTCGGCAACGGCGAGCGCGCCGCCGAGGACCTCGGCGCACCGTCCGGCGAGGCCGACCTTCCGCCCGCCGAACTCTGCGTCGTGGGTGACGCGGACCAGTCGATCTACGCCTTCCGCGGCGCGACCATCCGCAACATCCTCCAGTTCGAGGAGGACTACCCGAACGCGAAGACGATCCTGCTGGAGCAGAACTACCGCTCCACGCAGACCATCCTCACCGCCGCCAACGCGGTCATCGAGCGCAACGAGTCCCGCCGCCCGAAGAACCTGTGGACCAACGCCGGCCAGGGCGCGGGGATCGTCGGCTACGTCGCCGACACCGAGCACGACGAGGCCCAGTTCGTGGCCGACGAGATAGACCGTCTCACGGACGCGGGCGACGCCAAGGCCGGGGACGTCGCGGTCTTCTACCGCACCAACGCCCAGTCCCGTGTCTTCGAAGAGGTCTTCATCCGCGTCGGCCTGCCGTACAAGGTCGTCGGCGGTGTCCGCTTCTACGAGCGCAAGGAGGTCCGGGACGTCCTGGCCTACCTGCGCGTCCTCGCCAACCCCGAGGACTCGGTGCCGCTGCGCCGCATCCTCAACGTCCCCAAGCGGGGCATCGGCGACCGCGCCGAGGCGATGATCGACGCCCTCTCGCAGCGCGAGAAGATCAGCTTCCCGCAGGCGCTGAAGCGCGTCGACGAGGCGTACGGCATGGCAGCGCGCTCCACCAACGCGGTCAAGCGGTTCAACACGCTGATGGAGGACCTGCGCACGATCGTGGAGTCCGGCGCCGGACCGGCCACCGTCCTGGAGGCCGTCCTCGAACGCACCGGGTACCTGGCCGAGTTGCAGGCGTCCACCGATCCGCAGGACGAGACCCGCGTCGAGAACCTCCAGGAGCTGGCCGCCGTGGCCCTGGAGTTCGAGCAGGAGCGCGAGGAGGAGGAACAGGGCACGCTGGCCGACTTCCTGGAGAAGGTCGCCCTGGTCGCCGACTCCGACCAGATCCCGGACGAGGAGGACGGCAACGGCGTCATCACGCTGATGACCCTGCACACCGCCAAGGGCCTGGAGTTCCCGGTCGTGTTCCTGACCGGCATGGAGGACGGCGTCTTCCCGCACATGCGCTCCCTCGGCCAGACCAAGGAGCTGGAGGAGGAGCGTCGCCTGGCGTACGTCGGCATCACGCGCGCGCGTGAGCGGCTCTACCTCACGCGGTCGGCGCTGCGCAGCGCCTGGGGCCAGCCGTCGTACAACCCGCCCTCCCGTTTCCTGGAGGAGATCCCGGTATCCCATCTGGAGTGGAAGCGGACGGGAGCGATCGCGCCCAAGTCCTCCGGGCCGACCTCCGGGATCGCGGCCTCGCTCTCCTCGTCCCGCTCCCGCTCGTCGGCGGCCGGCGCGTCCGGGTTCGCCACGCGGCGGACCTCCGAGAAGCCGGTGGCCTCCCTGGCCATCGGCGACCGGGTCACCCACGACCAGTTCGGGCTCGGCACCGTCGTCGCGGTCGCGGGCGTGGAGGACAAGGCGCAGGCGACGATCGACTTCGGTGACGGCAAGCTGAAGCGGCTGCTGCTGCGGTACGCGCCGGTGGAGAAGCTCTAGGGGGTGTCGTTTGGATCAGCTCGGGTCCGCGGCGTCCGGCACGGCACCTCGCCGCGTTGTCGGGTCGGCCGAGTACGTCCGGTACGCGGCAGATCCTCCGCCTTGCGAGGCACCGCACCGGACGCCGCGGCCTGATCCGGCCTGATCCAAACGACACCCCCTAGCCGGAACTGCGACGGAAGCGAGCCCCGCCGGTCCGGCGGGGCTCGTGTCGTCAGGGGATCAGGTCGGGTCGAGCCCGTGGCTGCGCAGCCACGGCAGCGGGTCGACCGCCGCGCCGCCGGCCGGGCGCACCTCGAAGTGCAGGTGCGGGCCGGTGGAGTTGCCCGAGTCGCCGGAGTAGGCGATCGGCTGGCCCGCCTTGACGGCCGTACCGTCCGGGACGCGGTAGCGGGAGAGGTGGCAGTACCAGGTCTGCGTGCCGTCCTTCGCCGTCAGGATCAGCATGTTGCCGTAGGCGACGTTCAGCTTCGTGGAGACGACGCCGTCGGTGGCGGCCATCACCGTGGTGCCGTAGGAGACGGGGAAGTCGATGCCCGTGTGCACGGACATCCAGTTCACGCCCGCCTGGCCGAAGTAGGCGCTGAGCCCCCGCTGCAGCACCGGCAGCGCGAACTTGGGACGCAGGCGCTCCTTGAGCGCGGCCTCGGCGGCCGCCTTCTTCTTCTCCAGCGCCTGCTGGGTCCTGAGGTCGATCCGCTCCTGCGTGCGGCTCGCCCGGTCGGCGAAGTCGTCGGCGCCGGCGGAGAGGGTCTTGAGCTGGGCGTCCAGCTGGCTGTTGGCGACGGACGGCTTGACCACGTGCGCGTCCGAGGCGGAGGCGGTGGTGTCCTTGTCGTCGCCGGTCAGGTTGCCGACGGAGGCGGCGGCGATCCCGGCGACCCCCATCACACAGACCGAGGGCACGGCGACGGTCAGCAGCGCGGAGCGCTTGGCGGGAGTACGGCGCCGGGAGCGCGCGCGGGGCTCCGGGACGAACTCCTCCTGGTCGTCGAGCAGTTCCGAAGCGACGGGCAGTTCGCCTGTCGCTCCCCACTCGTCCTCGCCGCCGGCCACTGCGTCGTGCCGATCGCGTACGTCGTGTCCGGCGTGATCGTCGTGCACATCGCGTACGTCGTGCGCATCGCCAACGTCGTGTCCGTCATGTACGGGGTCCACGTCGTGTCCGCCGGCTGCGCCGTATCCGTCGTCGACGCCATGTTGACCGTGCTGGCCGTGTTCGCCGTATTCCGCGTAGGAGTTGTCCTCCTCGTACGGCGTGGGGGCGACGGGTTCGGCGAACGGTTCGGTGAGCCGTTCGTGCTCCGTGGCGGGGCCGCCGGAGTTCCAGTGCGTGGCGTCGTACGCACCGGTGTCGATGGTCTGGGTGCCCCACTCCCACTGCTGGGCGGGATCCGCGACGGGCGCCTGCCCGTGCTGGTGCCAGGCGCCGGTGTCCCACTGGCCGCTGACGTCGTTTCCGGTGGCCTGCGCGGGCACCGTCCAGCCGGTCGTGTCGTACGCGGCCGAGTCGTAGGCGGTGTGGTGCTGGGCCGCGTACGGGTCGTAGCCCTGGACGTGACCGGTGCCGGTCTGCCACTGCGTGGTGTCGTAGGCGCCGGTGGGCTGTTCACCGCCGGGGAAACCGCCGTAGAGCGGGTCGGTGTCGTAGGTGCCGGGGGCACCCGTCGCGAAACCGGTGGTGTCGTAGCCGCCGTACGTGGTGAGGTCGTCGTAGTGGGCTTCCTGCGTTCCGTAAGGCGCGTAGTGCGCGGAGGAGGCATCGGAAGCCGGAGCCGGGGTGGTCATGGTCCCCGACGGGTGACGGTCGTTCACCAACTTCTCTTTCGCCTCGACAACAGGGGCTGGCAGAGCAGTGCGGCGACTGTACCCGGCGGTATGCGGGCGCGACAATCTTCGGCCGGTTTCGCGTTGGCGGGAAACGGGCATTCGGCCGTGTTTCGGGGGAGGGTGGGCGCGACCTTGGCCTTGTGTTCGATGAATGTTCGATACTGGTGACGCTGTGTCATCGGCGAACGGGGCTATCCGGCGAGACGTCCGCCGCCCCTCAGGCACCCTCGGTCGTGACCGCGGCCCCCGCCCGGGTGGTCCTCAGGCCACCGTGAGACCGCCGGCGAGGCGCTCTCCGGGGCGCGGCTCGTCCAGCGCTTCCCGGATCCCGGCCGCCACCGCGGGGTGCACGGGCAGGGCGAGGTGCCCGATCCCGCTCACCCGGACGTTCTGCGTGTCCAGGTCGGGATGGTCGACGCAGGCGGCCTCCAGCGGATCCATCACGGAGTCCAGATCGCTCCAGAAGCTGACGAAGCGGGTACGGCAGCCGGGCGCGGGCCGGGCCAGCTCCTTGAGCAGCTCGGAGCCGGGTCGCATCTGCCGGACGATCGGATGGGCGTTGGCCAGGGGTACCGCCCGGGTCCCGGAATGCGGGGTGCCCAGGGTGACGAGGGTGCGTACCCGCAGGTCGCCGCCGAGGCACTGTGCGTAATAGCGCGCGATCAGTCCGCCGAGGCTGTGTCCCACGATGTCGACCCGGTCGCTGCCGGTGCGCTCGCAGATCTCCTCCACGTGCCGGCCCAGCAACTCGGCCGCGGCGCGTATGTCACAGGTCAACGGAGAGTAGTTGAGTGATTCCACCCGCTCCCTGCCGTGCTGCGCGAGGCTACGGCGCAGCAGGACGAACACCGAGCGGTTGTCGATGAAGCCGT comes from the Streptomyces sp. NBC_00820 genome and includes:
- a CDS encoding esterase/lipase family protein, which codes for MKVTGVLPLFLPIYRRLWPGSLASLSVTLLKATALDAAILAGHLLLYPTGLTQERRPSARPDPDGTARLPVAPGPPVVLLHGFIDNRSVFVLLRRSLAQHGRERVESLNYSPLTCDIRAAAELLGRHVEEICERTGSDRVDIVGHSLGGLIARYYAQCLGGDLRVRTLVTLGTPHSGTRAVPLANAHPIVRQMRPGSELLKELARPAPGCRTRFVSFWSDLDSVMDPLEAACVDHPDLDTQNVRVSGIGHLALPVHPAVAAGIREALDEPRPGERLAGGLTVA
- the pcrA gene encoding DNA helicase PcrA, translated to MSSLFDDSFLADLQAPRGREEEPPPPPEDDHAPESLPDDLFGGKFDVPPDRDAHYRDGAPRPALDAAALLEGLNENQRAAVVHAGSPLLIVAGAGSGKTRVLTHRIAHLLGERHVHPGQILAITFTNKAAGEMKERVEQLVGPRANAMWVMTFHSACVRILRRESKRLGFTSSFSIYDAADSKRLMSLVCRDLELDPKRFPPKAFSAKISNLKNELIDEEDFAAQAADGFEKTLAQAYALYQSRLREANALDFDDLIMTTVNLLRAFPDVAEHYRRRFRHVLVDEYQDTNHAQYALVRELVGNGERAAEDLGAPSGEADLPPAELCVVGDADQSIYAFRGATIRNILQFEEDYPNAKTILLEQNYRSTQTILTAANAVIERNESRRPKNLWTNAGQGAGIVGYVADTEHDEAQFVADEIDRLTDAGDAKAGDVAVFYRTNAQSRVFEEVFIRVGLPYKVVGGVRFYERKEVRDVLAYLRVLANPEDSVPLRRILNVPKRGIGDRAEAMIDALSQREKISFPQALKRVDEAYGMAARSTNAVKRFNTLMEDLRTIVESGAGPATVLEAVLERTGYLAELQASTDPQDETRVENLQELAAVALEFEQEREEEEQGTLADFLEKVALVADSDQIPDEEDGNGVITLMTLHTAKGLEFPVVFLTGMEDGVFPHMRSLGQTKELEEERRLAYVGITRARERLYLTRSALRSAWGQPSYNPPSRFLEEIPVSHLEWKRTGAIAPKSSGPTSGIAASLSSSRSRSSAAGASGFATRRTSEKPVASLAIGDRVTHDQFGLGTVVAVAGVEDKAQATIDFGDGKLKRLLLRYAPVEKL
- a CDS encoding M23 family metallopeptidase — its product is MNDRHPSGTMTTPAPASDASSAHYAPYGTQEAHYDDLTTYGGYDTTGFATGAPGTYDTDPLYGGFPGGEQPTGAYDTTQWQTGTGHVQGYDPYAAQHHTAYDSAAYDTTGWTVPAQATGNDVSGQWDTGAWHQHGQAPVADPAQQWEWGTQTIDTGAYDATHWNSGGPATEHERLTEPFAEPVAPTPYEEDNSYAEYGEHGQHGQHGVDDGYGAAGGHDVDPVHDGHDVGDAHDVRDVHDDHAGHDVRDRHDAVAGGEDEWGATGELPVASELLDDQEEFVPEPRARSRRRTPAKRSALLTVAVPSVCVMGVAGIAAASVGNLTGDDKDTTASASDAHVVKPSVANSQLDAQLKTLSAGADDFADRASRTQERIDLRTQQALEKKKAAAEAALKERLRPKFALPVLQRGLSAYFGQAGVNWMSVHTGIDFPVSYGTTVMAATDGVVSTKLNVAYGNMLILTAKDGTQTWYCHLSRYRVPDGTAVKAGQPIAYSGDSGNSTGPHLHFEVRPAGGAAVDPLPWLRSHGLDPT